NNNNNNNNNNNNNNNNNNNNNNNNNNNNNNNNNNNNNNNNNNNNNNNNNNNNNNNNNNNNNNNNNNNNNNNNNNNNNNNNNNNNNNNNNNNNNNNNNNNNNNNNNNNNNNNNNNNNNNNNNNNNNNNNNNNNNNNNNNNNNNNNNNNNNNNNNNNNNNNNNNNNNNNNNNNNNNNNNNNNNNNNNNNNNNNNNNNNNNNNNNNNNNNNNNNNNNNNNNNNNNNNNNNNNNNNNNNNNNNNNNNNNNNNNNNNNNNNNNNNNNNNNNNNNNNNNNNNNNNNNNNNNNNNNNNNNNNNNNNNNNNNNNNNNNNNNNNNNNNNNNNNNNNNNNNNNNNNNNNNNNNNNNNNNNNNNNNNNNNNNNNNNNNNNNNNNNNNNNNNNNNNNNNNNNNNNNNNNNNNNNNNNNNNNNNNNNNNNNNNNNNNNNNNNNNNNNNNNNNNNNNNNNNNNNNNNNNNNNNNNNNNNNNNNNNNNNNNNNNNNNNNNNNNNNNNNNNNNNNNNNNNNNNNNNNNNNNNNNNNNNNNNNNNNNNNNNNNNNNNNNNNNNNNNNNNNNNNNNNNNNNNNNNNNNNNNNNNNNNNNNNNNNNNNNNNNNNNNNNNNNNNNNNNNNNNNNNNNNNNNNNNNNNNNNNNNNNNNNNNNNNNNNNNNNNNNNNNNNNNNNNNNTGATACATAATGGCCACCAGTTTGCTCTTCATGGCTATCGTGTGACCAGTAGCAATGGTCAAAAGTGAACTTCTGATCTGGTCCCCCATGTGGATTTTTTAGTGTTGTGGTATTGTCTACCATGTTGACAATGCACctaaactttgattttttttcatattcatTGTAAGTTTTGTTAAGGTTAAACTCAATTGAAATGGTTAAGACTAAGTACATTTAACAGTCTGTAGTGATTGACATGATTGCTACAAGGGATAGCAAATCAATTAAAGCACACTGGTGTACTAAGTAAAGATAGAATTTGAGTGCTATATAAACTTGGTGTATAAAGATAAAGCTACTGCATAGCCTATATTAAAAAAGCtgtaaaacatgtttgttctttattttgCTGTAGATAAATATGGGCCTTTTAATTGTACAACGCATATACATATGTATGcaccattttaaatattttaaacaaaattaattgtataatatttatgtttaaaccatACTCTAGGGGCGTTAAAAATCTAGGTCACAGCCCAAACCTTGGATTAAAAAGGGCATTgaacacaatggtagcagcgacgagccttgaacccactaCCTCTGGTTTACGGGGAGGcccgctaaccactttgccacttCACAATCACACAtacgctttaaaaattttctcATGTACATATCTCAGTTTTTcctacaaaactaaaattattttgtcgGAGAAAATCAAACTTTACGAAATAGTTTAccctattttattaaactatgataTTGGATCGGTGGTTCAAACTTGCAACTTTAAAAGAGATTTAAAAGCATTCAGCGAATATTCAAAATCAGCAtctaattattattattgtttagcCATTGAAAATATGTTGCATTTAATCAACAcccaaatttaatatattacaatgggggaagatgtgacacttaagcacatattgccaaatatttccaaaatcaacaTAGATTGCGGTTTCTGGGTAATACCACAAATTAGtagatgttttttttgttgtttttagttcaaataaaattatattgacccctgcctattttcttcatgcttatatttcagtgtttttacaaaactaaaactagttttatgagacaaaatcaaactgtacgaaatattcaaggttgttttatgaacctatgaaactagtttaatcgttcgcacacgcaaactaaaaaattcatcggctttactatgatttatcgattaaaaatagcaccttactatttcgcatgtttttacctgtttaaagtatACTGTATCTAtttgtacatatttttttcatatttaaaaacagcaatccgctttgacgggcgttttataNAAGTCATGATATACTGTCGATATTCTGCAACCTATTTTCCNNNNNNNNNNNNNNNNNNNNNNNNNNNNNNNNNNNNNNNNNNNNNNNNNNAAAATGAAGTTAGATAATACAcgcaaaaacatattttatgtaaaaattgtttcataatacctaaaaaacttGTAGAAACAGCTGACATAGCTGTTTTTACGCAAAACCACATTTTTAACCGGTAACTTAGACGGGGAAGCCCCAGAGCAACATAGAGATCAAATAAATCGCTTTTATTGGACAAAATGACGTTAAAACCTTGATTTTTGGGCAGAATATAAACCATgttcttaaaaaatactttagggtttttaaatcaagtttggtaaaaacttttaaatgctatgATGCCTTTTTCAAACGTTATATTGGTAGATAATTCCTTCCTCTTTCGAACAAAACCAACTGGAAGAACTTTTACCAACTATAAGTTAACCTATGAACATTTTTGTGAACACCAGTTTcaaaatgcatatttgcatTACTCGTCCCTAAGGAGttaaatgttcgttgtttactaccaaattggacgagaaaatataatgaaaaggtgcatCTAAcctcaccctactaaatattatcttgttattatagCCTAAAAATCAGAGTATTATATTCGCAAAATTTAATCGGCTTTATTATGATCTAGCGAGCATTCCaaattagcaccttactatttcgcattttttacctgtacaaaaaaattaaaaaatagtgtttaaccaactttttttaaaacaacagtaatCGGCTTTGACGCGCGTCTTATAAactcgtgataatactgtcgaataattctgtaacatttttctgattatcattaaatctTCCTCCCAACTATCTATTTGTTTAAAGTCAGTATAAATTTTAGTTCAAATGCACATTTTCCACACCGAGCTGATATAGCCAACATTTCGTTCAAAACATTGCGACACATTTCATAGGATATTTCCAATAAATACAGacgtttattcatttataactGTTAACATCGTGCAATATTATTTGCTTCCTAAGATAACTGTTTATGACAACTTATACAAGGTTTTTATGCACCAATATTTAGAGATccaaaattcaacaaaaacaagcaaCAAACTCAAAAAGGATATAAGAGGTCGAACCCTGACCGCAACTTCGACTCGGTGAGCCATTTTCCTTTATTgttcataaaataatttgattttacaTTGATTGACTATAAAGAACTAAACAAATGACGAACATTATAAACAGTTTAGTTTGTACTTTGTAATCTAGCAACAAATTTTGCTTCACATATTCTCTAATCTTTAGTATTCTTACATATTCTCTAAGCTTTAGTATTCTCACATATTCTCTAAGCTTTAGCGTTAAATCGGGCTACCTGTAAGTACATTTACCTTTAAGAATTTACGTGTAGGCCTTACAGGCTCATATTTCCTGTAACACCCATGTCCGTTTATTGAATCAATTTGAATGCTCAAGAACAATTAGACAAGACAATTGTTCAAGTATATAATTTCTTGTACCTTATTGTGTCTTGTAGCGTTGGTGTTCCGACCCGGCGGGACTTCTGTTGTTCATGCGACCTTACCAGCAAGCGCGTCGCATTGGACTTTGCCATCCACACAACAAACTTTTAAGTCGATGCTTCGTATATTCAAATATGTTGGGTAACCTTTTCATAGCAGTGGTTCTTCTTTTCTTATCCGGTGTCGTGTAAAATTATACGGAATGTGTCATCGCAGaaatttttacataataatgttttaatgaaatatatgcaGCGTATATAGTCTACTGTAAGTTGATAACTCACACTTGTTTGCTAGGTTGATTAAATTTGACGTTTGCTATTGCAATTGAATGAGGTAAAtaagacatatagtagggtggggtaagttgggacagtTATTATGTTATTCAAATttacacaaatgttttttattcaaatttacaaAGATTCATAACTGTTCCTTCTTACTCCGTCTGTTTGTTTATCGTTAAAATTCCACTTGGCGTACGAATCGCTAAATACCTTTACGTgtcttttaatatatttctttgccgtgttgtcaattaataattGTACATACGGTAGCCTAGTACAAATTTCATGGTATGACACAAAAAGGTCATGTATAAGCATCCAGTCTTGCCCCACCTTACTAGATGACCGACACTCCGAACAACCCATCAGAAAAtcctgggttggagcaataaaAGTTCAGACTCCTACTGAACGACACATCAGTACATAATAGTCAAAGCGATGAGCCTGGAACCCCCATCAAACGTAAACTTCAATATCTTTAATTCTCCACTGATGATTTCATGCTGATTAAATTTGTCTGAGACAACATCCATTTATCACCAAAGAAACCAAACTTTACAAGTACACTACAAAACAGCACAGCGCGTTTATTATACTAACACATCTATTATAGTGAAACTGCGCTTGCACAATCGTCTTCAGTATCCAGTTACACACATAAAAGTGCCCGACATATAAGCGGTGCGGCCAGTTGCGCAATACATCATTAACGAAGCAGGCATGGAAGAAAAGTGCAAGAGACACGACCAGGAAAAGCTTCAATATTAACTAGCTGTTCAAATAAtagaaaaacacaatttttgtttCGTGGTGTTTTGGTCAGGTAGTAGTTAAAGGTTACTTAGGTTTTAATCTATAGAAACAATACAAAACTACAGACAATATCACGAAGGTGTACTGTTGAAGGCACACAGTTACTTTCGAGTGTCAAATGTATGTGAAGGTCGACCAGATGTGAAAACAAACAggaaaaatatagaaatacaaTTTACGAAACATACCAACACGACCACGACGAGAGTTTCGCCACTCACAGTGATTCTTAACCTATGATTCAAATTCGCTACATCTTTCGGGGAGTTCGAATTTCATCTTTATGCGTGCGACCGTACGTTGTACATGGTAGGAAAAAGATTTATATATGACCTTTAGGTTTCGAATTTGGAAAAATGTACAAACTAAGACGATACTCTACATCTAcaatgtaaatgtaatttcGGCAATTTTAGGtcaaaaattacatttgtcAGACGCACAGGTCCTAAAATTCAAATTAGGCCTTGTAAGCCCAGCTAGTGGCGTATTACGTAAGCCACATGGAAAATGTGCGTTGGGTGGGAGTAAAGAAAGAGTCTGGAGAGATTATATCAAAACACAACAATGTTTGTCCCATTTGAAGTacaatgtataaaatagaaaatagacCGCCACGAGAAAAGCAAGCAGTACATACAATTTTCGTTTTCGTTTTAGATTTTACCGAATGCATTTTTTGTGGGGGTGGGCACTTTTAACATGGAAGGAAAAACACAacattctttataaaaatgcaGAAAGCCAGCTGCTTATTTAAAGCTACCCGCGCGCGGTAACAACATGAACGGGCGGAcataattagaaaataaatacatgGTTTCTCGTCATAGACGATCGTGCAGAAGTTATGTGTAAGTGAAATCAAAAACTAACGCAtgctgcaaaataaaaacgaaaaagaaaaatgacaAGCTCACGCCGATGTTGCGCCCCGATACCccagtgttacgtcacagacggcccgcgtgacgtcatattccGGCAGTTACCGCGAATCGTTCCGCTTGGCTGGATGCTGCTCAGACACATCGGAGCAGTTTGGAGCGCTTCCGGTCGGATTCGGAGGACGTGGAGTCCATGATGTTGCGAGCGGATGCTGTGGACAAGGAGCGATCGGTTGATGTCGTTTTCGATGTTGCACCAGTGTACTAGAAACAATGGGAATACATTAAACGAGGGCTTCGTGCTCAGTTTattaagtagggtggggtaagatgggaaatgtTGTCATTCTCTTTTCCATCTATTTGGTgattaacacaaaatatttacaaaattaaataactttaGTCCGCCAActccaaaaaaatgttgtgaaatgtttaaaacacgatcagaaaatatgagtcttatatgtgctaacggtattcggTCTTACCCACACTACTGTACAAAAAGAGTATGCCAAACGACCAATGTGTGCAATACGAGTTGAAAGGCGGACAAAGATAATGATAataatgatttaaaattaGGTATCTCGCTTGTACAAaggtttgtaaatattaacttaCCTTGGTTTTATGCAAATGGCGAGTGGAGCAAcgtttcttcatgcttataacGACAACGAGCACACAAATAGCCACAATACAGATAGCGCTGATGGCAAGTACGATGGTCAACCAATTCACACCGCCTGTCTTAGGACTTGTTACTGTTGTTACAGTGGTGCTCTCACTGGGGGTTGGGTATGGAGGTCCCGACTCTGGTAGTTCGCATTCGTCGCAACATGCACCATCCCGTCGAAAAACTCGTGGGCAACTGGCGGGCACTGGATCACACATCGGTCGAAAGCATTCTATCTCACCGTCCGTACAACGGCATTTGACGCAAGGCGCATGGCTGTCGTTCCATAGTTCACCGTGTCGGTATGTCGTGTCGTTCGCTTGGCACGATTTTTGCTGTACTGTAGTAGTGCCTGCGTGTACAAAAACAGTCTATAAACCTAATGttctaatatttttactgAACACAGTTTGTTGAAGTTTGTCTCGTGCACTACCagtcaaatattaaaaacaagagCGCTGCAAATAGTTATTagttatagtagagtgggggaagatgggacacctttaatacataatatccaaatagcctgatcgtgttttaaacaattgtggaagtcgtgaggatacggttttataattcattgaatgtactttgtttactaccaaatggaaatagaaaactaaacgaaaaagtgtctcatctttccccaccctactatagtttattttatagaaaaattagctacaaaattttatagaaaaattaGCTACAAAATGTCAGATTCAGATGCCTAGACCTtgattacattattttaaaatcccaCCCTTACCGCATTCATGTTAACTAATCCACTAGACATAAATTACGTTCATTCAGTTTAACCAATCCACTTACCGAGGCAAGTTGGACAACATTGACCGCGGAGGCGAACCGGGGAAACACAATCTTGGATCTTAGGGCACTGTTCGCTGAAGCTCCTGAAGAAAAAAAGGTTCAGTCAACACGACGCAAATATTAATTTAGGaaagtaatataaacattaaaacaaactaatgcGTATGCATCTGCTAGTTAACATGTTTTGCAGCACCAGATACTTATATGTATATTGGTTCCTTTCCTTTCCAAATCACACAATTGCTACTTTGAATTCTTAAATGCTTGCGTGACCAAAATcgcaatttatttaaatcgtTCCGGCGGAAAACATAACTTACTGTATAGTTCCACCCAAGCAAGCGTGACTCGTACAAGGACCGGTTTTCCACGAACTGCCACTCTTATGGACTTCGCCTTTGCTTGACTTACACGAAGGACCCAGCGAAGCGATGTTCAAATTGCCAGCAAATTCTGGATAGTAGATAACACTTTATCGACTGGTAGGAGTATTTATAACCTTGCCAAGATGGAAAAACGGCAGAATAAAGTTCCTTCAGTGATTTGATTGGTATAATAAACCGCACTAAAATTCTGTATAGGTAATTTACCCGCCAAAAAAGTCAGCGAATGTAAGCACCACATATACTGTACGgtaagggaagatgggacaccttttcaatctgttttcttgttttatttagtagtaaacaaagaaatttcaaagacttataaaactgtttcctcacgactcctatataccTTTGtcaattgtttgaaacaaaaggtgtcccgtcttcccccactttactataacacgaatacaaaaataaatgcaatatttcTCACCTGGGCATTTTGGGCAACATTCACCAGGATGCAGAATTGGCTGCATGCACTTGGTAGCCGGACATTTCCTTGACGTGCACATAATAAGCCCTCTGTGGCACACACACGTAGTACATGAGGTCACTTTCCATGTTTCCCCTTCAACATACCAGTTCCCGCCTGGTTCCTGGCACGAGAGGGATTGCGGGACAGGGGCAGACGAGGTCGAGTTACGTTCTGCGGGTTGCAATTTACCACtcagtttaaataaagtttacaatcACTAATAAAGTTTTAAGAGTCAACGGACAAAATGAGGTTAAAGTTTATTGTACAaccattaaatttaataatctTTTTAAGCTATATCCATGTTTATGTTAACACAATTTATACTTAACAGCAAATTGTTGCAGTTTTCTTACTAACAACATTTCAGAAAATAGAAATCAATACTTTTCTTTATCCTACCGTTGCAACTTGGGCAGCAGTCTCCTTCTCGTATCATCGGATTGTTGCAGGATGGGACCGGAcacttgatgacgtcacacatgaCGTCACCACCACGACACACACAGATGAAACAGTCGCTACTCCATGTTTCACCGTCATCTCTTCGGCGGTCGATCTTCTCATCTAAGCATGAGTGAGTGTTCGGTTTTTCAGGGGCCGGAAGCTCTTCAGCCGAACCTTTATGAATGAATTTTACGATTACTGTCTCTGTTTGACGAGGTTCCAAAAGCATGCACATATCAACGTACGCGTGTTATAagaatttgaaataaatatgaagACTTTGGTTGGGAAGTTTTACTAAATGATCAGAGTTTGACTAAATGGTCCAGAAAaccatatagtagagtggaaaaagatggtacacctttaacatataatatccaaatagcctgatcttgttttaaacaattaactacggtctgtggaagtcgtgaagatacggtttataattcattgaatgttctttgtttactaccaaataaaaagagaaaacgaaacgaaaaggtgtcccatcttcccccaacctactatattatattatttcactAAACTGTTACTTGATGTTTCGTAAACAGACTTCACTTGTAACCAAATTAGTTGCCCAGTCTATGCAATAGGAGAAGAATTTGCATTTACCTTTACATTTGCAGATGTTACACCCGTAGTCGTTTAAAGATAAACCAAACGTGCATTCCTTATCACACGAATCCATGGAGGGGCATCTACGGCATTTACAACGATCGCAACCTTTCTTGTTTAGCCTGGTGAAAAAAAAAGGGTAAAGTAAAAATGTATTGGCGGTTTTGGATGTACGTCATCTATGTGGCGTGAATTGAATAGATTACAAGTCGATTTTTAGGGTGTGCAAAACGGGATTTACATTCTGGGTACGCAGTGTATCTACTGATCCCATTAAGTGGGTATATGCTGTAGAATGTATATACTAAAACTTTGAACGTGTTAATAAAGCAAGCTTTCAAGACAATTTgatgttatatatgttttttattttcgcTGGAGTTCCCTCATTGAAGCTTACATTCTATCACAGTTACATTAATCATTACAAGagtaaaattgaataaaatttaaactaaaatgatAGAATGTAGAATTTAATCATTACTTATCTAACCTGTAGCCGTATGGGCATTGCTTGATGCAACCCGTGAGCTCTTTGCACTTGTGTGTGTGTGGCAGACAAGCGCAGGTCTGACATCCAGATTTATCCGTCACGAATCCACGAGTGCACTTCAGCTGGCACTTGTCAATGCTCGGGCAGCTACGAACCTTCACTTCGTCTTTGATAAAGGAAAGTTTCGGTTAGATTGATTTCGCGGCACTTTCAAGTTAGACACGGATCGAAAgtgttaaaacacaacaaacgaaactaaaactttatttctaGTACCGTGGCGTAAATAGATTCCACCAGCCaagattttaatttagaaCAAATAACAGGTAAGagtgtggggtaaaatgggacatgtgtcctttagta
The DNA window shown above is from Ciona intestinalis chromosome 3, KH, whole genome shotgun sequence and carries:
- the LOC100181598 gene encoding cysteine-rich motor neuron 1 protein is translated as MNLCLLFIVGGLFVNQVDALSCTACDPSRCELTDQSTCPGGTVRDPCHCCLECAKQEGQTCGGMFGIKGQCDEHLSCIIQPNNGDPLDGNLGGVCKVTRTLTASDQCHKRSFEGCNLIGQKCICRRQLACSNPFRFSGLQKCRQHIAAMNRLKTNCADVKCVIKPSPRCPEDSEIIEGFVPTGECCPTPSQCQCRPENCAYLLCSSNEEMVRVRAGSNTPGSCCDVFQCRPRETPVSQQCENVRCASYPLSSIECPSDSTAVRDPNPSSECCPGEPICQCKPCTQPTCSGRRQPKVTFRADGKPGSCCDEYSCKSVAEPVMAGCSVNGTRHLHGTTYEREECRVCECRNGVSYCERKKCPTRSCTRLIMRQGACCPECDNEVAEPRSAAVQPSPSIPAVAMCMSKDGLSVYSVGETWSPEPCTKCRCGERGERICESAFCYEPSTVTMIVPTCPSMSRCRLATSDCPNGFMKDRNNCRLCKCKADEVKVRSCPSIDKCQLKCTRGFVTDKSGCQTCACLPHTHKCKELTGCIKQCPYGYRLNKKGCDRCKCRRCPSMDSCDKECTFGLSLNDYGCNICKCKGSAEELPAPEKPNTHSCLDEKIDRRRDDGETWSSDCFICVCRGGDVMCDVIKCPVPSCNNPMIREGDCCPSCNERNSTSSAPVPQSLSCQEPGGNWYVEGETWKVTSCTTCVCHRGLIMCTSRKCPATKCMQPILHPGECCPKCPEFAGNLNIASLGPSCKSSKGEVHKSGSSWKTGPCTSHACLGGTIQSFSEQCPKIQDCVSPVRLRGQCCPTCLGTTTVQQKSCQANDTTYRHGELWNDSHAPCVKCRCTDGEIECFRPMCDPVPASCPRVFRRDGACCDECELPESGPPYPTPSESTTVTTVTSPKTGGVNWLTIVLAISAICIVAICVLVVVISMKKRCSTRHLHKTKYTGATSKTTSTDRSLSTASARNIMDSTSSESDRKRSKLLRCV